A part of Solea solea chromosome 8, fSolSol10.1, whole genome shotgun sequence genomic DNA contains:
- the tmem119a gene encoding transmembrane protein 119 — MKSHVVLTLLSLCCGACHAAPMFYNMSMDGSGDDSDLGLLFPSFFSTRAPVLLTTATGAPSLTNTITTTMIRLKDFVLSRVVDFLQEHMLIIIVVTSLLIVMVFIICCASAMSHKRKLEAYKPTANPPRKNAADKSVGFKNSGELHERPYAVDHVKRVQTQSMASPKHLRTPSKALVGERGRDVRLSPRQEVRKVKQVEEVEKRREEPRHKEPVKHREEAQQSSSSSPPVCTCHLKKGHH; from the coding sequence atgAAGTCTCACGTGGTTTTGACGCTGCTCTCACTGTGCTGCGGTGCCTGTCACGCCGCGCCCATGTTCTACAACATGTCCATGGACGGCAGTGGTGACGATTCAGACCTGGGCCTCCTGTTCCCGTCCTTCTTCTCCACCCGAGCGCCCGTCCTCCTCACCACGGCCACCGGAGCTCCCTCACTCAccaacaccatcaccaccaccatgaTCCGCCTGAAGGACTTCGTCCTGAGCCGGGTCGTGGACTTCCTGCAGGAGCACATGCTCATCATCATCGTGGTGACGTCCCTCCTCATCGTCATGGTCTTCATCATCTGCTGTGCCTCTGCAATGAGTCACAAGCGTAAGCTGGAGGCCTACAAGCCCACCGCTAACCCGCCCAGGAAGAACGCGGCAGATAAATCTGTTGGATTCAAGAATTCTGGCGAGCTCCACGAGAGGCCGTACGCCGTCGACCACGTCAAGAGGGTCCAGACTCAGAGCATGGCTTCACCCAAGCACCTGCGCACCCCCTCCAAGGCTCTGGTGGGAGAGCGGGGGAGAGACGTGAGGTTGTCGCCGCGCCAAGAGGTCAGAAAGGTCAAGCAGGTCGAGGAGGTGGAGAAGCGGAGAGAGGAGCCCAGGCACAAGGAGCCGGTGAAGCACAGGGAGGAGGCGCAGCAGAGCTCCAGCTCCAGTCCCCCTGTCTGCACCTGCCACCTGAAAAAGGGCCACCATTAA